One Archangium violaceum genomic window, CCTCCAGCCGCTCCGCCTCCTCGCTCCGGGTGGGCCTGAGCACCCACCGCCTCGTCCTGCTCGCGGCCGCCACCGGCTCTCTCGTGGCCGTGTTCCTCACGCTCGCCGCCGTGCGGTTCATGCGCTCGCGCGGCGAGCCTTCCAACCTCGTGGAGAGCGTCGAGGTCCGCGAGGAACGCGAGGGGCCTCCGAGCCTCGAGTCCGAACCGGCCGTGCGCGCCGAGGCCTCGTCCGTCGTCGAGGCCCACGCGGACCCCGTGCCCGTCACGCCCGCTCTCGCGGCTCCAGATGGGAAGCCGAGGGGCGCCACGGGAGCACGTGCGATCAGCGCCCAGGCCATCGCCTTGTCGGCGACGTCCCAGGTCCCGAAGGCAGCGGGTTCGAGGTCTCGGGAGCCCGGTGTCCGGGCAAAGGTCGCCGCCGAGAAGCCCGCCCCCGCAGTCACTCCGGTTCACAGGGGAGAGGCGGGAGCGGCCGAATCCGAGGCCATCGCCCTCTATGAGACGGGGAATGTCGAGTCCGCGCTCTCGCTGGCCCGGCGTGCGCACCTGGAGGACCTGGCTTCCTCGCTCGCGCGCTTCCAGGAGGAATGGAGTGCGGGGAATGCCGCCCTGGCGGCCCAGGATCCCTCCTCCGCCATCCAGCACCTCTCCACCGCGCTCGAGCTCGACCAACGGATCTCCAAGGGGTGGGGCTCCTTCGCGCCGAGGATCCGCAAGGCGCTCGCGCAGGCCCACCAGCAGGCTGGGAACAAGCAGGCCAGCACGCCGTAGATTCGTGCGCTCGTGCACGTGGAAGAGGGCTATCGGAGCGACGCGGGCTTTCTCTTGAAGCTCCGCAGGAGCAGTGCGGCGTTCGTCAGGATGAAGGCCGTCAGCAACAGCGCCACGAGCAGCAACCCCTTGTCCCCTCCCGGCCGCGCTCCCTCCACCACCATCCACAGTCGCCCGTCCCGGGGCTGCACCTCTCCCATCTCCCGCAGCAGCTTGAACCCCTCCCGGTAGCGCTCGGCGTCCTCCTCCGCCAGCAGTCGTCCCCGGATCGCGAACGGCCGCTGATCCGGCTGCCTCGGCGCACGCCCTGACGCCCACTCCTCCCCTGGCAGCGCCCGCCGACGCACCAGGAACGGGGACTCGCGCAACCCCACCACCACGTAGACGTCCTCGCCCTCGCGCCCATAGGCACCTCGCAAGGTCGGGATTCCGTGCAACTGCACGTAGCGGTTGGACTCCAACAGGTCGTACCGGTACGCCCCCTCCGCGCCCAACGTCAGGGGCGTCCCCGGGGAGAAGAAGTACACCAGGTCCTTCCACATCATCCCCAGCAGCACCCCGGCCACCGCCATGGCCAGCAGCGCCACCGGAGCCTTCACCCCCACCCCGCGCCGTTGGATCCGCGCCTCCAGCTCCGCGATGCGCCGATCCCGCTCCTCCCGCAGCTCCCGCGACTCGTCGGACATGAAAAAACCCCGGTCCCCATCTTCAGGGAACCGGGGCTTTCTACCTCCACCCGACGGGGATCAGGCGAGGTTGAAGATCTTCTTGAGATCCGACTCGATCTCTTCCTCGGAGCAGTCCTTGGCCAGCGACAGCTCCTTGATGAGCAGCGAGCGCGCCGTATCCAGCATCTTGCGCTCACCGAACGACAAATCCTTGTCTCCCTTCAGCAGGTAGAGGTCGCGCAAAACCTCGGCGATCTCGAATACGGAGCCCGTCTTGATCTTCTCCATGTACTCGCGGTACCGACGATTCCACGTCGTCGAGTCCACCGAGATGTCCTTCTCCTTCAGGATGGAGTAGACCTGCTTGACGTCCTCCTCACTGATGATCTCCCGGAGGCCGACCGAGCCCACCTTGTTGATCGGGATCATGATCCGCATCCCATTCTCCAGGATGCGCAGCACATAGAAGGACTGGCGCTGCCCGGCGACCTCGGTGTGCTCGATGCCCATCACCTCGCCCACGCCCTGTCCGGGGTACACCGCCTTATCGCCGGTCTTGAAGCTCGTCTGCACTCGTTACCGCCTCCTTGGGATGGCTTGGCTCGACTCGACACCCGGCCTCGGAAAGCGCACCACGAGTACCACAATTCACCCCCACCAGCAACATTGAAGCCTTGACCCGCTCGGATTTTCCCGACTAGCCTGGGTACCTTTGCGTGTGTGCGCTCGCTCGGTAGGGCGGTGCACCACGACGGGACGGATCGGATGGGTGGTGGGGGTGGTAGGTGGGCCGTTACTCGTGGCGCGATCTGACCGCGCGTCCTTTGTTCTTCCCCGCTGTGAGCCTGATACTCGGCGCGGGATTTGGGGTCAGAACCAGCAGCGCTGGTGGATTATTCCAACTTATGGCAGCTGGTGCCCTGGGTGCTGCCGCCCTGTGGCTCGCTCGCCTGCCTGGTTCTCACCTGGGCGTGCTCCTCTGTCTGGGGCTCACGGGCGCGGGGCTCGCCTCCCTGGAAGCGGGGGCCGATGTGCCGCCCTCCCTGCCGCTCGAACAGGGAGGGACCGCGGTCCTGGAGGGAGAAGTGGAGCGGGTGGAGCGCTTCGAGGACGCCACCCGCATTCTCCTGGCCGTGGCCCGCGTGGGTACCGGAACCGGAAGCCCCGCCCGCTTCCACGCGAGCCTCTACGCCCAGGGCGAGCCTCCGTCGCTGCTGCCCGGGCAAAGGTTGCGCGTGGAGGCCCGGCTCAAGCCGCTCGAGTCCGCTTCGAATCCCGGAGAAAAGGATTTCTCCGCAACCCGGCGGCGGCAGGGGCTCGCCTTCACCGGCAGCTTCCAGGCCGCGGGGATGCTGGTGCTCTCCCCTCCCCCGCGCTGGCGCCTGGAGCTGGTGCGCACGCAGGAGGGGCTCGCCGAGGCGGTGCGTGCCGTGGCTCCCTCGGCCGATGCCGCGGCCCTCTTCCTCACCCTGGCGGCCGGACAGCGCGCCGCGCTCGATGATGACCTGGAGGAGGACTTCTCCCGAAGTGGGCTCGCGCATGTGCTGAGCGTGAGCGGGCTGCACGTCGCGGCGCTGGCGCTCATGACGCTCGCCCTGCTGCGCCGGCTGCTCGTCCTGGCGGGGGCCCGGCTGCGAAGCCTGCGGCGCGTGGATGCCCGCCGTCTGGCGGCCCCCGCCTCCGTGCCCTTCGTCTGGGCCTATGTCGTCTTCACCGGCAACCAACCGCCCGCGGTGCGCTCGGCGGTGATGGCCACCGGGGTGCTGCTGGGACTCGCCCTCTGGCGACGAGCCGATGGACTCAACAGCCTCGCCTCCGCCGCCGCGCTCCTCGTGGACTGGGCGCCCTCCAGCGTCGCGGACCTGTCGCTGCAGCTCTCCTTCCTCGCCGTCTTCAGCCTGCTGCTGCTCACCCCCGCCCTGCGCGAGGCCATCCCGCTTCCGCCTCCGGATCCACGGGAAGACCACCGGCTGAAGCGACTGCTCGCGAGCACCCGGGAGACGGTGCTGGAGACGTTCTGCGCGAGCGCCGCC contains:
- a CDS encoding FHA domain-containing protein → MSPPNPKRPPRSPLPPGDTVSRPEPEVELPFDDDEVAPLQADDPRPQRVPQFPAGPRRRPRRGPGGASREGRDRELPARFDSGEYEDPGHSPAFLYVERGPGAGQLIPVKQGVLVLGRASTSDLRLQHPSISRRHAQLTRRGDRLSLKDLGSQNGTYVNRTRLSSEVEVCAGDEIALGNALLRVRGPGSTAERARGTSSRSASSLRVGLSTHRLVLLAAATGSLVAVFLTLAAVRFMRSRGEPSNLVESVEVREEREGPPSLESEPAVRAEASSVVEAHADPVPVTPALAAPDGKPRGATGARAISAQAIALSATSQVPKAAGSRSREPGVRAKVAAEKPAPAVTPVHRGEAGAAESEAIALYETGNVESALSLARRAHLEDLASSLARFQEEWSAGNAALAAQDPSSAIQHLSTALELDQRISKGWGSFAPRIRKALAQAHQQAGNKQASTP
- a CDS encoding CarD family transcriptional regulator, which produces MQTSFKTGDKAVYPGQGVGEVMGIEHTEVAGQRQSFYVLRILENGMRIMIPINKVGSVGLREIISEEDVKQVYSILKEKDISVDSTTWNRRYREYMEKIKTGSVFEIAEVLRDLYLLKGDKDLSFGERKMLDTARSLLIKELSLAKDCSEEEIESDLKKIFNLA